In Papaver somniferum cultivar HN1 unplaced genomic scaffold, ASM357369v1 unplaced-scaffold_117, whole genome shotgun sequence, the DNA window gagatgtggggattaggtttcccagtttctagatttctctcttatatagtcttcaaatcagggtttgataactttggaacaaagaaataaatattcgatgttagatgaaaacctttatttaagattcaagctaatatctctccactgttagatggtcttatcttgttatacacaaatgaaatataccttgatTTAGATATAGGTACCCGTACCTGAACGTGTATATTGAgctggctcaataacagttaaccgaagttatccatatgaacatttttttcttaaccatgttcatcttaacacttctagatcaaatgataaccaaatgaatctaattgtgttattcacagagttgttcaattgtttatattctcataaaagtataaagacacaactgaagcaaaatcgaattgattcaaaagaatcagatcaTGATCACTTTAGCCATGATTTtacaagattgcattccttattatatagttgtatttgttcatgagtatgaaatcatacttaactgattttagaacttaactacataagtttacaaacgggtacgcaaacttaagttacgGACTTTGTCTTTTGTGACAGTTcacaaatgggtatgcatactatcgttCCAGACCTAATTCAGGTGAAACattttgcaaacaggtacgcaaacttagttcccggacttttacagttaaaatcgttcgcatatgggtatgcatacttagttcccggacctgaatcattcttacaacagtttgcatacgggtatgcatactgttctATATCCAAACAATGATTAACTATTCTAAACTCCTATTTGAATCATTGATACGTTCTTAGAAgaagacaatagctgtctcacacaaactattagcttataagcaattttcaagtgatcgaataatcaatacgaaacattccgagtctatgtcaaatgactgtctcacacaaatcatgtaagacgctacaaggagattttcacatgatcatattttgactttcgtcatgaataatgatgaacgtagttaatgTAAAAATCTTTCCAATACATATTTTGAAatagatataagcgagttaaactccgttcgaaatatcaaatgtgtataatgtaaagtatttatagttatacgacttagtctcaatagaagataaaataaaatagacttctgagtgatagatgagttcaattctgcacataccttttgttgatgaagttcgtcCAAGAtcccctcagtagatcttcgtcttcaatcgatgaacaacGCCGtgtagtctaaagctcaactacacattttatcctaatccgagacatagctataagtaaactagaaattaaaacttatagttttgacaactaaacttgacaaataagcttgaaataacaacgcttgcgagttcgaccaaacaGTGCTCAAACATGAGTTTAATATCCATAGAGTTGAATGTCTTATGAGATCAAGGAATCCAAATAAATCTAAGTTGAATACCATGGAAATTTTAGGAATTTTAATTATCCGTGCAATTCCTAATTCAATATACCCATGTTAGTTAGTCAAGATTACTTTACTATCATAAAGTTTACTTATTTATCCTTTGTTTTTTACCACATAGATTTCATCTCATTTTCTAGGATCGTTCCACTGTTTTCAGGTTCATTAATTCATTTCTCCAAAGTAGGTTCATTACTCCGAGTGTCTTGGGGTTCTTGATTGACGGGGAATCAACTTTCTATAATACTTTTCAGATTTAACGAGTTTAGTTCAAAATCATTGCACTGcttttatatttctcaaatctgaTTCAGAATTGTTACACTGCTTTCAAAATCGTTGAATAACTTAGCCACTCCATCACGGAAACGTGGTTGGGAAAAGTAGAATTGATTGAAATAATTGTCACATAACACATTACTAACGGTTAGTCTTTAtccagagaggaaaaaaaaacggtcaaaaaaaaatacattacTTGTCTTTTTTCCAATCCTATCTTTGAAAAAATTCCATTTGTCACTTGTTCTTTAGATAACTCTTGTATTCTAAAAATCCGTTCTACTGAGGAAATCTTTTTAGTTCTAAAAAACATGAAACGTAATAAATCAACTGGACCAGATGGTTTTCCAGTTAGTATTTTCCTCCACAACTGGAACTTAGTAGGAACACAGGTAACAAAAACAAtacaaaaaaattttaaaacaaaaataatgaacTCAGATTTAAATAAAACTCATCTTTTTCTGATACCAAAGATAAAACATCCCAAAAATCCTAGTCAATTTCGACCATTGATCTCTGCAATACTATCTACAAGGTTATAGCAAAAATTCTAGCTAAAAGAATAAAACCTTTCTTAGAAAAATTATTTCTCCATTCCAATCTGCCTTTCTTTCCTCCAGACATATCTCTGATAATATAATAGTAGCTCAAGAAATTATCCACTCTTTTAAAAAGAAATAAACCAAAAACAGGAGATTTAGGGATACAAATAGATATGTCTAAAGCTTTTGATAAAGCTAACTGGAGTTTTTTGTTAGCCGCtctaaaaaattttggttttaataatgAGGTTTTCCAACTTATAGAGCAATGTTTTTCGACAACCTCTATATCAGTTTTATTAAATAGAACCCCTGGTGCTTCTTTCAAACCCTCTGAAGGTCTACGACAAGGAGACCCTCTTTCTCTATATTTATTCATCATCTGTATGGAAATCTTTTCTAGACTGCTTTTGTCTCAGGAGAAAAAGAAACTTCTTCATGGGGTCAAAATAACACCTAAAAGTGAACCTATTTCACatattttctttgctgatgactgtaTGCTTTTTGTAAAGGCTGATTTGATAGAATGCAGAAACCTTTTGGATACAATAACAACCTTTAGTAAAGCCGCAGGTCAGATAATCAATTTTGAAAAAGTGAGGAGTTTTCTTTAGTAAGAAGATTGAACCTAAACATCAGAGAATGATGTCTAAACTGCTGAAAATAAAGCACATAAATCTTAAGGACCCATGCTTTGGAGCACCTGTTTAACAAATCAAAGATAAAAACCTTTGCACCCATTCGTGAAAGAATGGAATCTAAATGTAAAGGTTGGAAAGGCTTAGTCCTTTTACAACCAAGTAGATTTGTTATAACAGTTTTGTCTAGTATCCCTTCTTACCAAATGAGTTGTTTTCTGATGCCAAAATAGATcattaataaaataaatacaattcaaagaaatttctggtggggtAAGGATGCTGGTTACAAAGGATTCTATCCAAAAGCTTGGCAAAATCTTTGCAAAACTCTTCTTAAAGGAGGTCTAGGTTTTAAGGATGCCCGCAAGTTTAATCTTGTAATGTTAACAAAAGTAGCTTGAAGATTAGTTAAGGAACCCAAAGTCCTTTGGGAAAAACAATGGGATCAAAGTATTTAAGGAATAAATCCCCTTTTAGAACTAAACCTTCAAAAAATGGCTCTTGGACCTGGAATTGTATTAGACAATGACTAGAACTTGTGAAACAATATAGTACTTGGGATGTAGGTAATGGTCAAGACATAAACATTTGGAATGATAAATGGATCCAAGGTTTATGGGATGCTATAGAAAACCTCAAAACAAATAGCAACAATAACTTAATTTGTGTCTCAGACTTGATTGACATAGAAACCTATAGTGGAATATTCCAttacttttttcttctttcccagATGACATTGCTCAAAGAATAAGTAGAATTTATTTGTTTAAAGATAGTAACCAAACCCTTAGAAAGGATCAATTCAGATGGATGCTAACAAAATCAGGTGAATTCACTGTCAAATCCATGAACGATAAACTAAATAAACCAGGACAAGACATAGTTAGTCTATCTTTACAAGAATCATTCTGGAAAGCCTTATGGAAATTGAATATCTCTGAAAGAATTAAGTTGTTTCTTTGGAAATGTCTGCAAAATGCACTaccaactaatgctaagatttTTGGAAAAGTCAAAGATGTAGTGCCTAATTATATTATGTGTCAAGTAGAAGTAGATACAACTGAACACCTCTGCCCTTTTGCCAAGGAAATTTGGGAATCAACACCCAACCCAGTGCACTTATCCTTAAATAGTTCAAGTAACATTTTAGATCTCTGTGACAACTGGTTGACTAACCCTAGGACTGACATATCCATTGAACCGTTCTTAACTAAAATGTAGTTTATCTGGAAGGAAAGATGTGATAGGgtattttaaaatatatataaaacaaCTAGAAACCTAGCATTAGAAATTCAAAGACACTTAGATTTTTGGTcaacaaggaaaaggaaaaatctTGAACCTAAGGGGATGGGAAAGAAGAAGCAAATGCAGACATGGAAGGAGCCTAACAAAGACACCCTAAATATAAATGTAGATGCAGCTTGGATCTCTGATTTCTCACCATCCAGTTATGATTCAATTTTAAAAAATGATGCAGGAAAGTGTGAAGGAGAAAGAGCAGAGAAACCCACAAGTGCGGATCCACAAGAAACAAAAGCTACATGAGTTTTGCAGGCGGCAATTTGGGTAAAAGAAAAGCATATTCAAATTTTCAGCATCGAAGGTGACCGTGAAACCATTTTCAACTACTTACATGGGGACTCTCTGGATATCTCCTGGCGTGCTAAAGCTTGTCTTGATGAAACCAATATAATAGCTCAACTCTGACACAATTTTTTGGGAAACCAATATAATAGCTCAACTCTGACACAATTTTTTGGGTATTCATTTTCTTACTAGATTAGGTAACCAAGTAGCGGatgtttaaaaaagaaaaaaaacttgtcTCTTTTCAAAATTACGAGTACTTTATGGATGTTTAGCCTTTATATGGAAGCAGATGAGATGAATGGCTGCAAGCGTATGTCTAGCTAAGCAGGACCACTAGCCCGGATGGGAGTGTATATATATGGTGGGACAAATCCACTAATAAGAATGCTCGGCTTTATTATTGTTTTGTTTGTAGGGTACTTGTGATACACCACCACATCATGATAGATCCATAATGAAACCTTATAATTGGAGTTAAGGGTCACCGTAAGTTGCAACTTGTATTTTGTTAAAAATCTAAAACACCCAAATTACATATCAAATATTAATGCGGTGGAGAAGCAATAATTGCGACCTTTTTGTTATGTGTGGAGTGTGGTCCATAATCTTTGGCAAATAGTGTACCAGTTGACACCAGACGTATGGACACCGACTAGAGACAAGGAAAGGTTTGGGGCTCTGAAATAACGTTATTCGGTTTTCTTTGGCTGCACCGCCGTAGACTGTAGTACAGCTTTGGCGCAGTGAGGCTTTATATTATGGATGTTAAAATCTCAAAAATGCTAGTTACCCAAGGTTTATCTCGATAGAAATCGTTCATGAAACAAAATCTCACTTTGGTTCATTACCTATCTTAATAATAGAATCAGTTACCAAATGCCAACAATTTTCGTTAAAAAAAGGTCCTGCAACCTTCATTAGTGTAGACTGGAGTGCTAAAGACCTTGTGCTAATGAAGAATCTCGATATGACAGTACTATCCCAATGGTACATTTCCtgccattttcgtccaataactTCAATGATTATAAGTTCTCGACTTCGGAAATAACAAGTTTATATGTTTTAAAAAGGACAGGTGCCTAGCAGTGCCTACAGATAACAAATCCGAGAAAAGAAAAGTTGGCGATGTTATTACGATGACTTTAATTTACTCTCTTTTCTTTTACTATCAAGTACAATGATGTCAAAACCATTAATCTTATGCCCATCACGTTATGAGGCCTCCAATCAGTGGATGAGATAAGATGAATGACAACCATTCACTGAAACGCCATCTTAACGATAAGGTTTCATGTGGTTGAATCAAAGTAAATCTCGTCCATTCAAAACAGTTATAGACCAGATAAGGTAGTGAAATGGAACGCCTATTAATTCTACAGAAATCTTCCTCCCCAAACTCacaaaagaaggaaagaaaaagtagagtgaaaagaaagaaaaaaaagtaatggCTTCTTCAGTGATCTCCTCTGCTGCAGTCGCCTCCGTAAGGAGCGCTGCCCCAGCTCAAGCTAGCATGGTTGCACCATTCAGCGGTTTGAAATCCGTAGCTGCATTCCCAGTTACCCGCAAATCAAATGACATCACCTCCGCTGCCAGCAACGGTGGAAGAGTTAACTGCATGCAGGTATCTATATTGTAACTCAAAGTTTGAATTTTGTAGGGATTTTCGATTCTCATCTGTTAGCTAGATTGTTGGTATTAATGTTTGAATTTGTGCTCAAACAGGTATGGCCACCAACTGGTTTGAAGAAGTTTGAGACCCTCTCATACCTTCCCCCATTGACCGTCGAGCAACTATCAAAGGAAGTTGACTACCTTCTCCGTAATGGATGGGTTCCCTGTTTGGAATTCGACGCCAGAGGATTCGTCTACAGAGAACACGGTAACACCCCTGGATACTATGATGGTCGTTACTGGACAATGTGGAAGCTACCCATGTTCGGTTGTACCGACGCTTCCCAGGTCATCAAGGAGCTAGAAGAGGCCAAGGCTGCATACCCTGGATCTTTCATCAGAATCATCGGATTCGACAACGTTCGTCAAGTGCAATGTGTTAGTTTCATCGCATACAAGCCCGAGAGCACCAGCTACGAACAGTAAAAGATGAAGCGATGCACACTTTAATCAAGGAACATAATCCTATCAATATATCGtcttttttatatattttccttaaTTTGGTTTTGGCGAATTATGTTATTCGTATCTTCAATTGGATTCGAGTGTACGAGCAATGATTTTAATAATATCGTCTAATTTGTTACTAGGGCTTAACCTATTACATTAGCTTTTCGTAATGCATCCAGTGGTTGGTTGTTGTGGTGGATTTATATGAAAACAACCAAGAAAAATAAAACCAGTAAACTTGATCGTCAGATAGATGTTATATGTCAGGAACTAAAGGAATCATATATAAAAATGATTCAGAAGTATTCATCCCCTTAAAAGTGTGAATTACTTCAGAATAAACGTAAATCACAAAGTATTCGGCATTGACATATCAACCACAACAGTGATGCAGGGCATATTATCCATCCACCGCAGATATAATCTGTCAAAGTAAGACAATTATCACACCCGGAGCTTCTGGTACATGAGCAGCTGGATCATCAACAGTTTTAATACGTTAACCTGAAGATTGTATCAAAAGTACGTACTGGCAGGAAATAACAAGCCTGGATCAACTGAGTAGCGTGAATGGAGGAATGGGTTTTATATCGATGTTAAATCACCTTTGGAGGACGTTCAAGCAGCAGAAACTAGAATAATTATCAGAGGTGTAGGTAATTTCTACTTCTTAGGGGGAGCTTCGCCAAAATCTCTCAAGCAATGTACAGAACTCATTGGTCTCCCTGCACGGATGCCATACTGGTCCTTCAGATTTCACCAGTCCCGATACGGATATCTAGATTTTGCCAATCTCGATACAGATATCTAGATTTCACCTGTCTCGATACGGATATCAAAACATGTCTGTTCTTGAAGAAGTGGTCGCTGGGTATGAAATGCTAGTGATGTTATGTGGACAGACATCGATTACATGGATAAATTTAACTTTCACTCTTGATCCCGTACTTTTTCCACGTAACATCTAATGAACAGTTACGTGTGGATAAACTTCACAAAAGTGGCTAGAAGTAGAATTCAAGTTAGCAAAATACACAAAAAGGAGAGTGTTTCTGGACATATGAATATGACTTTTCACTAATCCTACTTAAGTATTTGTTCAAGATCCTCACATTTTAAAGTTGAACAGGATACGTGGAACTGATGAGACATATAGAACATACATACGAGGAATTAAAGACACTCCTACATAGAAAGAGAGGTAGATCTTATCAAAGGAAGGTCTAGCCTTGAGATGTCTATTTCCCTGCAGACTTCTTTAACACCAAAACAGGACCTCACTGGACAAATGAAAAAGCATTATTCATAGAGACACTCCCTGTTAATGGTATTTGGCTTGACATGAATGAAGCCGCGCTAAAATCCAAATGAAGCAAGGAGGTTGATGTTATTTTCCCAACATAAAATTTGTTTGATCTGTTCAAATACTCAAATTTAGTCAATAGTGCGCGCGGCATGACAGATTATAAAAATTGATGAGAATAACAAGATCATATAAACGTTCAGGTTCGTTTATGGAATATTCTACAATGCAGGGCCGACGGTCAAGCTATATATCAACACAAGAAGCAAGGAAACACATGGTTCAAACTATTGCTATGTGAGTTTTCTAATGCTGCAAATATTAACACCCAATAATTTTACAGCAAAGAGGCTTGATAAAATTTATGCCATTAGGATGGGTTCCTTGCTTATCTCAATGAATAGGATTTTCTCAAAAACAGAACAAAAAGACAAATTCCTAGTGCTTACTAATAATAACAAATTTGAGAAAAGAAAATCTGAGCCTGTTAAAAATTATGATAACTAGAACATCAAATTCTTTGGTCCTGAAATTTTAGCCATCACATTAGGCCTCAAATCTATGGATGAGATAAGATGAATGACAACCTTTCACTGGAAGGCCAATCTTAGTGATAAGGTTTCATGTGGTAACCAAAGTAAGTCTCATCTAACTCCTAAATCTGACGGCTCAGAGGGTACCAGAAATCGTAAGATAAGGTAGTAGAGAAATGCCTATTAATTCTTCAGAAATCTTCTTCCCTAAACTCACAtacgaaagagaaaaaaaatagaaatggcTTCTTCAGTGATTTCCTCTGCTGCAGTCGCCTCTGTAAGGAGCTCCGCTCCCGCTCAAGCTAGCATGGTTGCACCCTTCAGTGGCTTGAAATCCGTTGCTGCATTCCCAGTTACCCGCAAATCAAATGACATCACCTCCGTTGCCAGCAACGGTGGAAGAGTTAACTGCATGCAGGTATCCATATTGTAAttcaaaatttataaaattagTTTAAACtttatagggattattattctCATCGATTAGATTGTTTGTGGATAACGTACACAGGTATGGCCACCAACTGGTTTGAAGAAGTTTGAGACCCTCTCATACCTTCCCCCATTGACTGTCGAGCAACTATCAAAGGAAGTCGACTACCTTCTCCGTAATGGATGGGTTCCCTGTTTGGAATTCGACGCCAGAGGATTCGTCTACAGAGAACACGGTAACACCCCTGGATACTATGATGGTCGTTACTGGACAATGTGGAAGCTACCCATGTTCGGTTGTACCGACGCTTCCCAGGTTATCAAGGAGCTAGAAGAGGCCAAGGCTGCATACCCTGGATCTTTCATCAGAATCATCGGATTCGACAACGTTCGTCAAGTACAATGTGTTAGTTTCATCGCATACAAGCCCGAGAGCACCAGCTACGAACAGTAAATGATGAAGCGATGCTAATCAAGGAACATAATCCAATTCATTTCtgtgtctttttattttttgttttttttttaatttgtttccTAATTCGGTTTTAGCGTATTATATTATTCGTATCTTTAATTGGATTCGAGTGTATGTATGAGCAACGATGATAATAATATCGTCTAATCCgattgttttttctttgtttgatAATAGCAATATTCATCTGTTTTAATTTGTTTGATAATAACAATATCCTCTAATCTGATTATCTACTAACTACTAAGGCTTAAGTTGGGTGACTTAAGTGTACATCCTGCTGGAGAATTCCGTACCTAAAGAAGCCAGTTCACCATCAATACCctattttgttttttcaattgCAAATATCATAAAGAGTAGTTCTAAACAGACCGTGTAATTAAACCACacaaaaaccgaatttggaaaaaGCTCTCGCAGATTATTTTTTCAGTGGGTCCTGGTGGATCCCTCAGAGGACAGCAGGGATTGGTTTTAGCGGGGCCAGCGAATTAGGGATGAGAATGGCGGTTTCGATGGTGTCCGATTTCACGGTTCACCAAGAATCTTTGTATCATAAATGCACTATGGTATGCAACGTGACATGTTGCTTTTCTTTTCTGCGTACCAGATTTGGAGTTCTTAACTAAGCACCCTTTTCGGAGGTAGCCGCCGTTTAATTGTTACATATCCGTTTTTGTCCTTCTCGAATATTGGTTGGGTTTTATGCCCTTTTCTATATATTTGTGTCTGTGGAGAGGGAGAAAAACAAAAGGCTAATCAACTAAGTAGTGATAATCTAGTTAAGTGGTTCAGTGAACTATTGCTTCAATGTTTGTAACTGGTAAGGATGTTTAATTAAGTAGACAGGGGACCGAGTCGTTATGTCACTCTTCAGTAGTCGCACCTACGTGAGTAATAAGAGAACTAAAAGGAGCAAAACCAGAGCCGGGCCTGAGAGGTGCAAGAGGTGCGACGCATAAGGCCCATCTCAGACcaatgcctttcttcaagcacaaAAATTAAGCCCAGTTGTAACTTATTTTTTCCTATTAGGCCATGTCTTCTTTCTATTCTTTTTTCTGCCACATCTTCTTTCaatctgttagagcatctccAGCAAAGGgtggtaattttattttcttgtgacATATATGATTTTAGACCCTTATTTAAGTTAAATTCATCTTAACAGCAGACCCTACAATATTGGAAGagtgccaaaataaatacaaagatTTTAGAGAAAAACTTATCTACACCTTCGAAATGACCTCCATGTCAAATGAAGGGTATAATACCTGGATTCATTTTATCAAAAGTCTTAGTAAGCATGATATTAGTAAGAGCACAATTTTAACTTGAAAGTTTGTCTAACAACTTTATGTCTTTCTGGTACAAAGATATTGGTTAACTAACTCAAAGCTAGAAGAAAAACTCGAAGTCAATTTACAGGAATACGCGAAGTCGACAATTTTTGACAATTTTTTTGTGCCCTTTTTTGTGTTGAATTTAACAATATGTATCAAAATCTATGCTTATAAATACCAAAACCTGCGagttaacccgtgcccggcccgtgaaaacccgaagCCGGCTCGTCTTGTttcaaaacaagccgggttcgggttggagaaatgtcggcttgtgagtaaacgagttaacccgtcccggcccatGAACCCGCGGGCACAACCCGTAACCCGTGAAGAAATTAGCTCTCAATTAATGTAAATTCTAACTTCACGGAGCATAAAACAATCTTCATCATATTCTTGTCACAGAACTCTAATTCCAAACCACTAACAATAACCCACTTTCTCCAattcatcttcatcaccatctgTAATACAACTTCATCCAACCAAGAATTCAAACCTAAAACTATTTAGGTACCAATATTTCCATGTCTGCATCACTCCAACACTATTTCACAATCACAATGctcattcaacatcatcactagaTTCACTACCCATGATTCAATCTCCACCTCTACCAGCAACGTCTTCTTTATAATCATTTAGAGATTAACTCAGGAACTCTAATTCCTAATTggggaagaacaacaagaaccctaattcttAGAATCAAAATTAATCCTATACAATCATCTCTACCTTAATCAATAACAAACCCAAGAAATATTATACCAAAACAAATTCAATttcataaaatcaatcaaaactgAAACCCCAAATTTACCTGGTTTTGATTCTTCATCAGAACAATCTCAAATCGATAATTCAACATCCAAAATATTCAACAAAACAAACCCATCCTGTAGTTCCGTTTAAATCTTCTTAATCGTTTCTCGTATCGAATTCCAAACAattaacagaaaccctaattctactTCTCTGTTTCATCATCTCGAGCAGAACTATATCAATCCCCTGACTCTCCTCCTTAGAGATTCACCACTACAACAACACCTCCAACATATAATCGTTTCATCAAACACTTCTCTCAATCGATCTCTCAAAAACTCTCAGAATCGCTCGGAAAAGAACTCAAGAAaaacgaagatgaagaagaaataagaaaaaagaagaataagagagaagaagagaagggaTACGACTCTCAAAGATAGTTAGGAAACCCAAATTGGTCATTCAGTTCCTTGTACCACGTACAAACAAATGATTGGATAACCcgggcgggctaacccgtgaacccgcaagttaaacccgttacgggcatgggttgaagaaatgataacCCGTGTAAaatttcaacccgcgggtttcaacccgtattaacccgaacccgtggaacCCGCAACGGGCAAGCCCTGGACCGCCCGTTTTCCAGCTCTAGCTCTCACGTTGAACGGTAAGGaaaccctcgcttcctattggccgaaataggtcttttttgagttttgtgaaacgagcgttttggtgaggacacttggcaacgtatgattggtttaaaaagaattggaaaagattaaaaaaagaacccaaattcaatttggaattcatgAAATGACAATACTtatgtgaggacacttggcaacgcaTGATTGGTTCaaaaattacaaacttaaaaggaaaccataacttaccgtgtttggaattttatggtagtccaaattcaatttgaatATTGAGTAATTACTATATTAGGACtatattttccaaattaatatataaagggggaaaaatccatatattttatgcaaaaataaaaaataaataaaatatgcacATATCCTCCACCTGTATAATGTATTTTCCCCGCCACACCAAATCCAAAAATACATCTCTTTTCCCGCGCGcactaaataaaaaatgcattGCCACGGGGCGGGGCAAATCCCTGTGCACACCAAATTAAAAGGAATGAACAAATAAAATTTGCGCATattttccacctatttaatgtaattgcccgccacaccaaatcaaaaatacacctCCACGGTGCGGGGCGAAGCCcgtgcacaccaaatcaaaaatacatctccatGGGATGGGCAAAGCCCCGCGCTCGCCAAATCAAAAAGACATCGCCACGGGGCTAGGCGAAGCCCCGCGCtcgccaaatcaaaaatacatctccatGGAGCGGGGAGGGGCGAAGCCCCGTGCTCTCCAAACCAAAAATACATCGCTACGGGGTGGgacgacccccccccccccccccccccccccccccccccacacacacacaccaagttaaaagaaaaaatatgccTGGTGCGTAGAACGGGAAcaaatctagtatatatatatatactagggcttaacccgtgccgtaacgggaAATAGTTTTGATATTCAAAAAGGTGACGGCCATGAAAA includes these proteins:
- the LOC113329536 gene encoding ribulose bisphosphate carboxylase small chain 1, chloroplastic-like — protein: MASSVISSAAVASVRSAAPAQASMVAPFSGLKSVAAFPVTRKSNDITSAASNGGRVNCMQVWPPTGLKKFETLSYLPPLTVEQLSKEVDYLLRNGWVPCLEFDARGFVYREHGNTPGYYDGRYWTMWKLPMFGCTDASQVIKELEEAKAAYPGSFIRIIGFDNVRQVQCVSFIAYKPESTSYEQ
- the LOC113329509 gene encoding ribulose bisphosphate carboxylase small chain 1, chloroplastic-like, with amino-acid sequence MASSVISSAAVASVRSSAPAQASMVAPFSGLKSVAAFPVTRKSNDITSVASNGGRVNCMQVWPPTGLKKFETLSYLPPLTVEQLSKEVDYLLRNGWVPCLEFDARGFVYREHGNTPGYYDGRYWTMWKLPMFGCTDASQVIKELEEAKAAYPGSFIRIIGFDNVRQVQCVSFIAYKPESTSYEQ